Proteins from one Naumovozyma castellii chromosome 3, complete genome genomic window:
- the NCAS0C03030 gene encoding uncharacterized protein codes for MAKDDMKANVPRNIFFTNFGYHFEEVVHCYPISFFLFSLLTLVIMYLVFYSTFEDDLSKLWKDVRKERQQTTTFELQPVAPKQIPTSETETETETSPPTEYYFDIKKEHIPKFLSYLLIFGIFYTLPFIFWYGLLILLKIDKKDSVKESQPLSLFKEIIDRTPNSTTASWDITTSHLNDMLYEGKKWPTKYMMWDGKECHAWFINQTSSVNVPLVDEFKKKNIRNLETYRYDALMAYEFKVSHGDNQDFELS; via the coding sequence ATGGCAAAAGATGACATGAAAGCCAATGTTCCCCGcaacattttcttcactAATTTCGGTTATcattttgaagaagttgtCCATTGTTACccaatatctttctttctcttttcacTTCTCACCTTAGTGATTATGTATTTGGTTTTCTATAGtacttttgaagatgatctttcaaaactttGGAAAGATGTACGCAAGGAAAGGCAACAAACAACTACCTTTGAATTACAACCTGTTGCTCCTAAACAAATACCAACATcagaaacagaaacagaaacagAAACGTCGCCCCCCACcgaatattattttgatattaAAAAGGAGCATATTCCTAAGTTCTTATCTTATCTCcttatatttggaatattttacACTCTACCCTTCATCTTTTGGTATGGGCTCTTaatacttttgaaaatagaTAAGAAGGATAGTGTTAAGGAATCACAACctttatctttatttaaagaaataattgatAGGACTCCAAATTCCACTACAGCATCTTGGGATATTACTACTTCTCATCTAAATGATATGCTTTATGAGGGGAAAAAATGGCCAACAAAGTACATGATGTGGGATGGAAAGGAGTGCCATGCCTGGTTCATAAACCAAACGTCCTCTGTAAATGTACCCTTAgttgatgaatttaaaaagaaaaatataagaaatCTGGAAACATACAGATATGATGCCCTCATGGCTTACGAATTTAAAGTTTCTCATGGGGACAACCAAGATTTTGAGTTATCGTAA
- the NCAS0C03020 gene encoding NAD(P)-dependent alcohol dehydrogenase: MAYTSPEKFQGIAVLDHKDWKNPKKVQFDPRKLYDHDIEIKVECCGVCGSDIHAASGNWGDLTKPLVVGHEIIGTVVRLGENCNSGLKLGDRVGVGAQVFSCLDCERCKNDNEPYCEGFVTTYGQDYPDGYSSKGGYADYFRVHEHFAVPIPENIPSHLAAPLMCGGLTVYSPLVRNGCGPNKKVGIVGIGGIGHQGLLFAKAMGAEVYAISRTSAKKEDAMKLGADHFIATKEEPDWGTKYFDTFDLIVVCASSLTDVDFNTVPNTMKIGGSIVSISVPEQNETLSLKPFGLKGVSISNSALGSISEMRDLLKLVSENNIKLWVETIPIGEKGVKEAFERMDKGDCRYRFTLVDYDNEFAK, encoded by the coding sequence ATGGCTTACACTTCCCCAGAAAAATTCCAAGGTATCGCTGTCCTAGACCACAAGGACTGGAAGAACCCAAAGAAGGTCCAATTTGACCCAAGAAAATTATACGATCACGATATTGAAATCAAGGTTGAATGTTGCGGTGTTTGTGGTTCTGATATCCATGCTGCCTCCGGTAACTGGGGTGATCTAACGAAACCATTGGTTGTCGGTCACGAAATTATTGGTACTGTTGTTAGATTAGGTGAAAATTGTAACAGTGGGTTGAAGTTGGGTGACCGTGTCGGTGTCGGTGCTCAAgtcttttcttgtttggaCTGTGAACGTTGTAAGAACGATAATGAACCATATTGTGAAGGATTCGTTACCACTTACGGTCAAGATTATCCAGACGGATACAGTTCTAAGGGTGGTTACGCTGATTATTTCAGAGTCCATGAACATTTTGCTGTCCCAATCCCAGAAAACATCCCATCTCATTTGGCTGCTCCACTAATGTGTGGTGGTCTAACCGTATACTCTCCATTGGTTAGAAACGGTTGTGGTCCAAACAAGAAGGTTGGTATTGTCGGTATTGGTGGTATTGGTCATCAAGGTTTATTATTTGCTAAGGCTATGGGTGCTGAAGTCTACGCTATTTCCCGTACTTCTGCTAAGAAGGAAGATGCCATGAAGTTGGGTGCGGACCATTTCATTGCCACTAAGGAAGAACCAGACTGGGGGACCAAGTACTTCGACAcatttgatttgattgTCGTTTGTGCAAGCTCCTTGACTGATGTTGACTTTAACACAGTTCCAAACACAATGAAGATCGGTGGTAGCATTGTTTCTATCTCTGTTCCAGAACAAAATGAAACTCTATCTTTGAAGCCATTTGGTTTGAAGGGTGTTTCTATTTCAAACAGTGCTCTAGGTAGTATAAGTGAAATGAGAGATCTATTGAAATTAGTCTCAGAAAACAACATTAAACTATGGGTTGAAACCATTCCAATTGGTGAAAAGGGTGTTAAGGAAGCCTTTGAAAGAATGGATAAGGGTGATTGTAGATACAGATTCACTTTGGTCGATTATGACAACGAATTTGctaaataa